The following coding sequences lie in one Trichoderma breve strain T069 chromosome 1, whole genome shotgun sequence genomic window:
- a CDS encoding major facilitator superfamily domain-containing protein, with translation MSLPDEKKGMETAPSPIQLSTTSLSSSHNWRNIDATSDDTNSPLKKETDSPPADDNAEAANPQGPPTDSAEASYKPGSLKFWLIIISAFVSMFLVALDRTIISTAIPTITDDFHSLSDIGWYGSSYMLTTAAFQLIWGRIYRFYDLRWTFLCCIVIFEAGSAICGAAPSSSVFIAGRAIAGVGSAGITTGSLLTTIDMIPLAKRPMFQAAFGLVFGVSSITGPLMGGAFTENVSWRWCFYINLPVGAVAFVFLFFFLRLPKKTHPPATIKQQILRLDPLGTFFFIPSTVCLLLALQWGGSKYDWSNWRIIFLFIMFGVTAVAFAIVQVKMPETASLPPKVIIQRTMLSTTFYMLFVAGAMMLLVYFIPLWFQTTHGISPVRSGIYTLPLVLSLVVSVTISGFMTQKIGYYLPALIIGPCVMAIGEGLLYTLKPNSGSSEWIGYQFLAGFGLGFGFQTANLAVQATIPKKEIPTGVSILFFAQQLGGAIFISVGQTILNTLLVSKLENVPGLDPKKIITTGVTELRNVVPPQFVSTVIDAYNYACTHIFIAALALTCAQLVCACCVEWGSVKKPKNQQEKPQ, from the exons ATGTCTCTCCCCgacgagaaaaaagggaTGGAGACGGCACCGTCTCCCATCCAGCTGTCCACAACCTCtctatcatcatcacatAATTGGCGAAACATCGATGCTACAAGCGACGACACGAACAGCCCGCTCAAGAAAGAGACAGATTCACCGCCAGCCGACGACAATGCTGAGGCCGCAAATCCCCAGGGCCCGCCCACGGACAGCGCCGAAGCAAGCTACAAGCCAGGATCTCTCAAGTTctggctcatcatcatcagtgCCTTTGTGTCCATGTTCCTCGTTGCTCTAGATCGAACCATCATCTCTACCGCGATTCCTACAATCACCGACGACTTTCACTCTCTCTCAGATATCGGCTGGTATGGATCATCGTATATGCTTACAACGGCCGCCTTTCAACTGATTTGGGGACGCATTTACCGCTTCTACGATCTGCGATGGACATTCTTATGctgcatcgtcatcttcgagGCTGGATCTGCCATTTGCGGTGCTGCACCAAGCTCGTCCGTTTTTATTGCTG GACGTGCTATCGCAGGAGTGGGCTCTGCAGGCATCACGACCGGATCCCTACTCACGACTATTGACATGATTCCATTGGCGAAGCGTCCCATGTTTCAAG CCGCGTTCGGTCTTGTGTTTGGTGTATCGAGTATTACAGGCCCTCTTATGGGCGGCGCCTTTACAGAAAACGTTTCGTGGAGATGGTGCTTCTACATCAATCTTCCCGTCGGCGCCGTGGCTTTCGTCttcctgttcttcttcctgagACTTCCCAAGAAGACTCACCCTCCCGCCACCATCAAGCAACAGATCCTTCGCCTCGACCCTCTcggcaccttcttcttcatcccgtCGACTGTATGCCTCTTGCTTGCCCTGCAATGGGGAGGATCAAAATACGATTGGAGCAACTGGAgaatcatcttcctcttcatcatgttTGGAGTGACTGCCGTGGCATTTGCCATTGTTCAAGTCAAGATGCCCGAAACGGCGTCGCTACCTCCCAAGGTCATTATCCAGAGGACCATGCTCTCCACCACATTCTACATGCTCTTTGTTGCAGGCGCCATGATGCTCTTGGTTTACTTCATTCCCCTATGGT TCCAAACTACTCATGGCATCAGTCCCGTGAGATCTGGCATTTATACGCTCCCCCTTGTGCTGAGTCTCGTCGTCTCCGTTACCATATCTGGATTTATGACACAGAAAATTGGATACTATTTGCCGGCTTTAATAATTGGTCCCTGCGTAATGGCCATCGGCGAAGGCCTTCTATATACTTTGAAGCCAAACTCAGGGTCTTCTGAGTGGATTGGATACCAGTTTCTCGCTGGATTTGGATTGGGCTTTGGGTTCCAGACCGCAAATCTTGCTGTCCAGGCTACGATCCCAAAGAAAGAGATTCCTACCGGAGtttccatcctcttctttgcccAGCAACTTGGAGGTGCTATTTTCATTTCCGTCGGCCAAACAATTCTGAACACCTTGCTCGTTTCCAAATTGGAGAATGTGCCCGGACTAGATCCTAAGAAAATTATCACGACTGGTGTGACTGAGCTGCGCAATGTTGTTCCTCCGCAGTTTGTTTCGACTGTGATTGATGCGTACAATTACGCGTGCACGCACATCTTTATTGCTGCGTTGGCATTGACTTGTGCTCAGCTGGTTTGTGCCTGTTGCGTGGAATGGGGAAGCGTcaagaagccgaagaacCAGCAAGAGAAACCACAGTGA
- a CDS encoding maintenance of mitochondrial structure and function domain-containing protein — protein MDAPSSNPLLSTQKSSQLQAVLHPLVLLTISDYITRHTLREQKGPIIGALLGQQNGREITIEHAFECHVKEAPEVDGGYLVDVDKFGRRLEQMCLVHKDRKLDFVGWYTLLSSSGPSPTILPVHSQILENWNESAVLLGFHPQEVAQHSVGGKLPLTIYESNFEVDDARAENDGEDKKMDDGDSSLKLKFREVPYSVETDETEMISMNYVASGGGNAAASAPAPAVKEERPARSIESNGKGKRRLVESEVEEKKDAVVDEASALTREEDEMIASLTAKANAIKMLHSRIQLITTYLEHLPPSYINGDDQGESMDTDTNNTTPSHNILRQIQALVSRLDLVIPSDREAFEREVQSESNNVHLLGLLNSIMQGVNQAKDVGRKFHAIESSKGAARRGNLDYNMGGVPFNIPGTGDLHV, from the exons ATGGATGCTCCCAGCTCCAACCCTCTTCTATCGACCCAGAAGAGCTCCCAGCTCCAGGCCGTCCTGCACCCGCTGGTGCTTCTCACAATCTCCGACTACATCACACGACATACTCTACGAGAGCAAAAGGGACCCATAATCGGAGCTCTATTAGGCCAGCAGAATGGCCGCGAAATCACCATTGAACACGCCTTTGAGTGCCACGTCAAGGAAGCACCCGAGGTCGATGGAGGCTACCTAGTTGACGTAGATAAGTTCGGCAGAAGATTAGAACAGA TGTGCCTTGTGCATAAAGACCGAAAACTGGACTTTGTCGGTTGGTACACGCTGCTGTCGTCATCAGGTCCCTCGCCCACCATCCTGCCTGTCCACAGCCAGATCCTCGAAAACTGGAACGAATCAGCAGTTTTGCTAGGTTTCCACCCACAAGAGGTTGCGCAGCATTCAGTCGGCGGTAAATTGCCGTTGACGATCTACGAAAGCAACTTCGAAGTCGACGATGCCAGGGCGGAAAATGACGgagaggacaagaagatggacgacGGCGACTCCTCGCTCAAGCTGAAATTCCGAGAGGTGCCATATTCTGTCGAGACAGACGAGACGGAAATGATTAGCATGAACTATGTGGCAAGCGGTGGTGGAAACGCAGCAGCCAGTGCCCCAGCTCCGGCCGTCAAGGAAGAACGGCCAGCTCGTTCGATAGAGTCAAACGGAAAGGGAAAGCGGAGGCTGGTGGAGAgcgaggttgaggagaagaaagacgcGGTGGTGGATGAGGCGAGCGCTCTGACgcgggaggaggatgagatgattgCTTCGCTGACGGCAAAGgccaacgccatcaagatgCTCCACTCCAGAATCCAGCTCAttactacctacctagaACACTTGCCGCCTTCGTATATCAACGGAGATGACCAAGGAGAGAGCATGGATACGGACACCAACAATACTACGCCATCTCATAACATTCTCCGACAGATCCAGGCTCTGGTCAGCCGTCTCGACCTCGTCATTCCGTCAGATAGGGAGGCCTTCGAAAGGGAAGTACAGAGCGAATCCAACAATGTccacctcctcggccttttgAACTCCATAATGCAGGGCGTCAATCAGGCAAAGGATGTGGGCAGGAAATTCCATGCTATTGAATCAAGCAAGGGTGCAGCGAGACGTGGGAATCTGGATTACAATATGGGTGGTGTCCCGTTTAACATTCCGGGCACGGGCGATCTGCACGTTTGA
- a CDS encoding fungal specific transcription factor domain-containing protein, whose translation MSAEASARLPGPGSAPPPPSASQGRPPQHSPPVDPSVIKLTRGTSCVLCQQRKVRCDRNKPCANCVKAGAECRVIPPQPPRRRRKKLQEKDLLERLRKYETLLAQNGVKFDAIDPDYRADGNLGDDVDELETDFEGLKTSPEALAGSSTTVAPQEPPGAWFSLHKEFRASEQLLKDSSEDEDENFKKGSFIHSAFDKMFENQDGFPFIIGGSFAPVTHNHPSPVQVLQLWQIYIDNINPLLKITHVPSIQSKIIEATSRPHEAPKNIEALMFGIYVISINSIEDAEIQRIFGESKQELLGRYFPALQQALVNASFMRIPDPLTLQAYLLYLMTVRWYIDPRQVFCMMGIAIRIAQRMGLHRDPDGYGLSPFEVEQRRRLWWTLVSYDRRVGEMTGSTVTALTSGCDCKKPLNVNDSDLHADGKEPPKPHTGPTEMLFALTRVELSMAVASNSNRDSFKMNPEICAGSPQSGKAAQQGKPPAVTIRLAGQDAPVYTLEGFCAHMEGTYLTHCDPKIPLHFFTMTMTRAALCKMRIINYLVRRHNAEPMPLSEIERDALTTQAISWVEHDNVVMSSESLRPYRWYAMHYFPFPAYMFLVQELRKRQSGPLVERAWAAIEANYDLRGLLSNLHSPMHGVFGNQFIKAWTAHCDAQRAAGKEVVTPRFMKILQERAEAKRRARSENPTGSVPEQPPVAFPRPRTREMSTTSLDNAVMMTPPVDQSGGFGPPQPAMAPSSSASGDDGEMDWSFLMAGYQDADTFQGFTTPNHAGFGNGMSGFGGPGGPGGPGGNMFGS comes from the exons ATGTCTGCTGAAGCTTCTGCTCGCCTGCCAGGCCCCGGCTCAGccccgccgccgccatccgCCTCCCAAGGCCGGCCTCCCCAACACTCACCTCCGGTTGACCCTTCGGTGATCAAACTCACCCGGGGCACTAGCTGTGTCTTGTGCCAACAGCGCAAGGTCCGTTGCGACAGGAACAAGCCCTGTGCCAACTGCGTCAAGGCGGGTGCAGAATGTCGAGTGATTCCCCCGCAGCCTccgaggcggcggcgcaagaagctgcaggaaAAGGACTTGCTCGAGAGGTTGCGAAAGTATGAGACCCTGCTGGCACAGAATGGCGTCAaatttgatgccattgatccGGACTACAGGGCGGACGGCAACCtcggagatgatgttgacgagcTTGAAACCGATTTCGAGGGTTTAAAGACTTCTCCAGAAGCACTTGCTGGCTCTTCTACTACTGTCGC TCCCCAAGAGCCTCCTGGAGCTTGGTTTTCTCTTCATAAAGAG TTTAGAGCCAGTGAGCAGCTGTTGAAAGACTCAtccgaagatgaggatgagaatttCAAGAAGGGGTCTTTCATTCATTCTGCCTTTGATAAGATGTTTGAAAACCAAGATGGCTTCCCTTTCATCATTGGAGGCTCATTTGCCCCCGTCACTCACAACCACCCTTCTCCCGTCCAAGTGCTGCAACTTTGGCAGATATATATTGACAACATTAATCCCCTGTTGAAAATTACACATGTGCCTAGCATTCAGAGCAAGATTATCGAGGCAACCTCTCGGCCTCACGAGGCTCCGAAGAATATAGAGGCTCTCATGTTTGGCATCTACGTAATCTCTATAAACTCCATTGAGGATGCTGAAATCCAGAGGATTTTTGGCGAGTCAAAGCAGGAACTTCTTGGCCGGTATTTCCCAGCACTTCAGCAGGCTCTGGTTAACGCCAGTTTCATGCGGATTCCCGATCCCTTGACCCTGCAGGCATACCTCTTATATCTT ATGACCGTTCGGTGGTATATAGATCCGAGGCAAGTGTTTTGCATGATGGGCATCGCCATTCGTATCGCCCAGCGGATGGGCCTTCACCGAGACCCCGACGGCTATGGCCTCTCTCCTTTCGAGGTCGAGCAGAGGCGGCGATTGTGGTGGACGCTTGTTTCATATGACCGACGAGTCGGAGAGATGACGGGTTCAACAGTCACCGCCCTCACCTCAGGCTGTGATTGCAAGAAACCTTTGAACGTCAATGATTCTGATCTCCACGCTGATGGCAAAGAACCTCCAAAGCCGCACACAGGACCCACAGAGATGCTTTTTGCTCTGACGCGCGTCGAGCTTTCCATGGCCGTGGCGAGTAACAGCAATCGAGACAGCTTCAAGATGAACCCAGAGATTTGCGCTGGCTCACCGCAATCAGGAAAAGCCGCACAACAAGGAAAGCCACCCGCCGTGACAATACGTctggctggccaagatgctccgGTATACACTCTTGAAGGATTCTGTGCTCATATGGAGGGCACGTACTTGACCCATTGCGACCCTAAGATTCCTCTCCATTTCTTTACCATGACTATGACGCGGGCAGCGCTCTGCAAGATGCGAATCATCAATTACCTTGTTCGGAGACACAACGCCGAGCCCATGCCGCTGAGCGAGATCGAACGAGATGCCCTAACTACGCAAGCCATATCATGGGTAGAACATGACAATGTAGTCATGTCCTCGGAGAGTCTTCGACCGTATAGATGGTACGCGATGCACTATTTCCCGTTTCCTGCATACATGTTCCTTGTTCAGGAACTGCGCAAGCGCCAGTCGGGACCGCTGGTAGAGAGAGCATGGGCAGCCATCGAGGCGAACTATGACCTTCGTGGTTTATTATCCAATCTTCACAGCCCGATGCACGGAGTTTTCGGTAACCAATTCATCAAAGCCTGGACGGCCCATTGCGATGCCCAGCGGGCTGCAGGAAAGGAGGTTGTAACACCGCGATTTATGAAGATTCTCCAGGAGCgcgccgaggccaagcgaAGGGCGCGCTCAGAGAATCCCACGGGGTCCGTCCCAGAGCAGCCGCCGGTAGCCTTTCCTCGACCACGTACCCGCGAGATGTCGACGACCTCGCTGGACAACGCCGTCATGATGACTCCGCCGGTGGACCAAAGTGGCGGGTTTGGCCCCCCTCAGCCGGCCATGGCTCCTTCTAGTTCGGCGTCTGGAGATGACGGAGAGATGGATTGGTCGTTCCTCATGGCTGGCTATCAGGATGCCGACACGTTCCAAGGCTTCACGACGCCTAATCACGCTGGCTTCGGGAACGGCATGAGCGGATTCGGCGGGCCAGGAGGGCCAGGAGGACCGGGAGGAAACATGTTTGGAAGctag
- a CDS encoding cupin-like domain-containing protein yields the protein MSSLRDQVLSQYRDAAATIATSQYASSDSQTTTTNTPPESSQPTDTDLKALAMQQLLQRQALLLIKLHESLHQDTDISVDEDLLQTRLDDLASVCMTAFYAYRFDLLPYYWRWIYTDTLILMSYYAILKAVRENSFDENLMDRVVESLDRALIVAGGAGKPLGKQWIEKTLELLNRFWEEAETSEEETQRPQKRIKRDTTFSTHEPFGRPNLAAERTCPRYENWTLEKFEKYMNEESQGKPLPIVFTDLTKEWPAFSDMPWNSPEYLLSRTFGGRRLVPVEIGRSYVDEGWSQDLIQFKHFLAKYIDPSIATTSTLDTAPSEKLQPEKVGYLAQHNLFQQIPSLRNDIQVPDFCWADVPPHPTDSTKNQTPVHVPQLNAWFGPAKTITPLHTDGYHNLLCQVVGTKYVRLYSPEETARLRPRGMEHGVDMSNTSELDVGVLESWDEDGDDWESIRKELKDVPYWETILHPGDTLVIPIGWWHYVRSLSISFSVSFWWN from the coding sequence ATGTCTTCCCTACGCGATCAAGTTCTATCGCAATACCGCGATGCTGCAGCCACAATCGCTACATCACAATACGCATCATCCGATTCTCAAACCACCACAACCAATACGCCTCCCGAGTCATCACAGCCAACAGACACGGATCTAAAAGCACTCGCGATGCAGCAATTACTACAACGCCAAGCCCTGCTTCTCATCAAATTGCATGAATCCCTACACCAGGACACAGACATCAGCGTCGACGAAGATTTGCTGCAGACAAGACTGGATGACCTCGCATCGGTTTGCATGACGGCGTTTTATGCGTATCGGTTTGACTTGCTGCCTTATTACTGGCGGTGGATATACACGGATACATTGATTCTCATGTCATATTACGCCATCTTGAAGGCAGTGCGAGAGAATTCATTTGATGAGAATCTCATGGATCGCGTGGTGGAGAGTCTAGACAGGGCACTTATCGTAGCTGGCGGCGCGGGAAAGCCCCTGGGCAAACAATGGATCGAAAAGACATTGGAACTACTCAATCGTTTTtgggaagaagcagaaacatctgaagaagaaactcaacGGCCGCAGAAGCGCATCAAAAGGGACACAACCTTTTCTACTCACGAACCATTCGGTAGACCGAATCTCGCTGCTGAAAGGACTTGTCCGCGATATGAAAACTGGACGCTGGAGAAGTTTGAGAAGTACATGAATGAAGAGAGTCAGGGAAAACCTCTACCGATTGTCTTCACAGATTTGACGAAAGAATGGCCTGCTTTTTCAGATATGCCGTGGAATAGCCCCGAATACTTACTCTCGAGGACGTTTGGCGGGAGGAGGCTCGTCCCCGTTGAAATTGGACGCAGTTATGTTGATGAAGGCTGGAGTCAGGATCTCATTCAATTCAAACACTTTCTCGCAAAATACATCGACCCAAGCATAGCCACCACCTCAACCCTCGACACAGCACCAAGTGAGAAGCTTCAGCCCGAAAAAGTAGGCTATCTCGCCCAGCACAACCTCTTCCAACAAATCCCCTCCCTACGAAATGACATCCAAGTCCCCGATTTCTGCTGGGCCGACGTCCCGCCTCATCCTACCGACTCTACAAAGAACCAGACACCAGTACATGTCCCCCAGCTAAACGCGTGGTTTGGCCCTGCAAAGACGATAACGCCGCTTCATACGGATGGATATCATAATTTATTGTGTCAGGTTGTTGGGACGAAATACGTGAGGCTGTATTCGCCCGAAGAGACGGCACGGCTGCGGCCTAGAGGGATGGAGCATGGTGTTGATATGAGCAATACTAGTGAATTAGACGTTGGTGTCTTGGAAAGCTGGGATGAGGACGGTGATGACTGGGAGAGTATTCGAAAAGAGTTGAAGGATGTTCCGTATTGGGAGACTATACTTCACCCGGGGGATACGTTGGTGATACCCATCGGGTGGTGGCATTATGTTCGGAGTTTgagcatcagcttcagcgTCAGTTTTTGGTGGAATTAG
- a CDS encoding methyltransferase domain-containing protein → MSLNSAQGPPGSGGGDHHGSSEDSTSDYAETVDFSEFTSIDTAQMVHRYKNGRRYQGWFDERYGLPNDDTEQAREHLKHRVYSDYLLNGDYFISPIGNNPQKIVDLGTGAGFWPIDVAERYPSARVIGSDISAIQPPWTPPNAEFRVEDLDDESRPWTRIYAGADLIHTRSVIQTVRNPELFLQRALEALKPGGWLECHDLFIPLTWEDGTPAIDHPVQRLYDLVNDGPFARKYGWQLYFPPTLPQVLRQMGFINVQEQHTHIPVGRWSRRSREREMGMFNQDNLIDWTAALLIRHDDLGITEEEARQLCQETLMAMDNTKIHARLDWGIVWAQKPL, encoded by the exons ATGAGTCTTAATAGTGCACAAGGCCCTCCCGGGTCCGGAGGGGGCGACCATCACGGCTCCAGCGAAGACTCTACGTCAGATTATGCCGAAACGGTGGACTTTTCCGAGTTCACATCCATCGACACCGCCCAGATGGTTCACAGATACAAAAACGGGAG GCGGTATCAGGGCTGGTTTGACGAGCGCTATGGACTGCCAAACGACGACACGGAGCAGGCTCGCGAACACCTCAAACACAGAGTCTACTCCGACTATCTCCTCAACGGCGACTACTTTATTTCACCGATCGGCAACAACCCCCAGAAAATCGTCGATCTAGGCACCGGCGCGGGCTTCTGGCCCATCGATG TGGCCGAGAGATACCCGAGTGCTCGTGTCATTGGCAGCGACATTTCTGCCATCCAACCCCCTTGGACACCGCCAAACGCAGAGTTTCGCGTGGAAGATCTCGACGACGAGAGCCGTCCGTGGACGAGAATCTACGCTGGTGCAGACCTCATCCACACAAGGTCCGTCATCCAGACGGTCCGCAACCCCGAGCTATTTCTGCAGAGAGCTCTAGA GGCCTTGAAGCCTGGCGGCTGGCTCGAGTGTCATGATCTCTTCATACCCCTTACCTGGGAAGACGGCACTCCCGCAATCGACCATCCCGTCCAACGCCTCTACGACCTCGTGAACGACGGCCCCTTTGCGCGAAAGTACGGCTGGCAGCTCTACTTCCCCCCGACACTGCCCCAGGTCCTCCGCCAGATGGGCTTCATCAACGTCCAGGAGCAGCACACGCACATCCCCGTCGGCCGATGGTCGCGCCGGTCACGAGAGCGTGAGATGGGCATGTTTAACCAGGACAACCTCATCGACTGGACCGCGGCCCTTCTCATCCGGCACGACGACCTGGGCATcaccgaggaagaggcgagGCAGCTGTGTCAGGAGACACTCATGGCCATGGACAACACAAAGATCCATGCTCGCCTCGACTGGGGCATTGTCTGGGCTCAAAAGCCGTTATAA
- a CDS encoding PX domain-containing protein: protein MDYSASIHETEDPAASPWGNTPGSSPQHDRTTFASLTGDAPVPAFPYTPQSSNGLGPSGDDVFPQSGSITPAAGGGSEHEDAGLTASSESGTVPPSEAPQSAASTEVPPEDAQQPRKPPQPQFRLQAKITGLERTGKKDPILRFDVHTNLPRFRTTQYRDVRRLHSEFVKLGEHLISANPEALVPAVPPPITSAGAGTEEDENRVKALMQRWFNYVCGNEVLMRDDEMVLFVESDFGYSPLVKRKQPATGVRRKILKQFAPPPDDTPELAEARPVVKLFYLGTMDAGHKVDKLVKARRGLGLVESDYGVKLGAMHVQEPHPGLANAYKKLGRVIQTVGDYHAAQATAEAATIGDPFQYHSQDAFIVKESLTNRQILIREFLQAQEVTRSKLNAADRLKASSSVRREKVDEAIAALDEARTNETQLFNKTSRVTQSLVQERRRWFDRTASDLRLEIRELVLREIEAERRSLALLESVRADIRSIDASGGLSRLGRESHPTVRRTSLAASQGPKGDAWSGVPRRSDATSRSTSGVGKVEEAEGEDGQESGSGKHGSGLGNLVGLEEDDEDRIDARNAASRLATSTF from the exons ATGGACTACAGCGCCTCTATACACGAGACCGAGGACCCGGCGGCATCTCCCTGGGGCAACACTCCAGGCTCATCTCCCCAGCATGACCGCACCACGTTTGCGAGCCTCACGGGTGATGCTCCTGTTCCCGCTTTCCCGTACACCCCGCAGTCGTCCAACGGCCTGGGACCAAGTGGTGACGATGTCTTTCCGCAGTCTGGCTCAATAACTCCTGCGGCCGGCGGAGGGAGCGAGCATGAGGATGCGGGATTGACTGCATCTTCAGAGTCTGGCACCGTGCCTCCATCTGAGGCCCCTCAGTCAGCAGCTTCAACAGAGGTGCCACCAGAGGATGCGCAACAGCCTCGGAAGCCTCCACAGCCCCAATTCCGGCTGCAGGCAAAGATTACAGGCCTGGAACGAACGGGAAAGAAGGATCCGATACTGCGATTTGACGTTCAC ACCAACCTGCCTCGATTCCGCACCACCCAGTACCGAGATGTCCGACGTTTGCATTCCGAGTTTGTCAAGCTTGGAGAGCACCTGATATCTGCAAACCCCGAAGCTCTGGTACCGGCTGTCCCTCCCCCTATTACATCGGCTGGCGCTGGTacagaggaggatgaaaacCGAGTCAAGGCCCTGATGCAGCGATGGTTCAACTACGTGTGTGGGAACGAGGTATTGATGAGAGACGATGAGATGGTGCTTTTTGTTGAAAGCGACTTTGGCTACAGCCCGCTCGTGAAGAGAAAGCAGCCCGCAACTGGTGTTCGCAGGAAGATTTTGAAGCAGTTTGCTCCGCCTCCCGATGATACCCCTGAGCTCGCAGAGGCTCGTCCTGTCGTTAAGCTGTTCTATCTTGGTACCATGGATGCTGGCCACAAGGTCGACAAGCTCGTCAAGGCTAGGAGAG gccttggacttgtcgAGTCTGATTACGGTGTGAAGCTTGGCGCCATGCATGTCCAGGAGCCGCACCCGGGACTGGCAAACGCCTACAAGAAGCTCGGTAGGGTGATTCAGACTGTGGGAGACTACCACGCCGCTCAAGCCACGGCTGAGGCTGCCACCATCGGCGACCCATTCCAGTACCACTCGCAGGATGCCTTTATCGTCAAGGAGTCTCTCACCAACCGTCAAATTCTCATCCGCGAATTCTTACAAGCCCAGGAGGTAACGCGAAGCAAGCTAAACGCTGCCGATCGTCTCAaggccagctccagcgtTCGGCGAGAAAAggtcgacgaggccatcgcAGCCCTCGACGAAGCCCGAACAAACGAAACccagctcttcaacaagacAAGTAGAGTTACCCAGAGCCTCGTTCAAGAACGCCGCAGGTGGTTCGACAGAACGGCCAGCGACCTGCGTCTGGAAATTCGAGAACTTGTCCTCCGTGAGATTGAGGCTGAACGTCGGTCACTGGCCCTCCTCGAGAGCGTGAGAGCGGATATCCGGTCCATCGATGCCTCTGGTGGCCTGAGCCGTCTGGGCCGTGAATCTCATCCTACCGTGCGACGAACGAGCCTCGCTGCCAGCCAGGGACCTAAGGGAGATGCTTGGAGCGGCGTTCCTCGTCGGTCTGACGCCACCAGCCGCAGCACCTCGGGCGTCGGcaaggtggaggaggctgaaGGTGAGGACGGCCAGGAGTCTGGGTCTGGTAAGCACGGAAGCGGGCTCGGCAACTTGGTCGGtctggaggaggatgacgaggaccGAATTGACGCGAGAAATGCGGCGAGCCGGTTGGCTACGAGCACCTTTTAA